The genomic DNA AGGCGCTTTTTTCTTCCAAGCGCTGGTTCCTGCAGGCTCCCGGAGCCTCGGCAACCGCAGCTTTCCGGCTCGCGATCCGCGAAGCCAAGGAACATTCCGACTGCATCGTCGCCTCGTCCGAGGATGTGCCCGACCGCAATGCGGCCGAGGCGCTTCGCGGCGCGCGCGTGTTCGTGCCGCGCTCGAGCTTTCCCACGGCCGGCGACGACGAGTACTACTGGGTCGACCTGATCGGCCTGTCGGTGGTAAACCGCGAAGGCGTGGCGCTCGGCACGGTGCGCGAACTGCTCGCCACCGGTCCGCAGACCACGCTGGTGCTCGCGGCCGAGGAAGACGGCAAGGCCATCGAACGCATGGTGCCCTTCGTCTCGGTCTTCGTCGACAAGGTCGACCTGGCCGGCCGCCTCATCACGGTCGACTGGCAGCCCGATTTCTGATCTGGGGCTCGCGCGCATGCGCTTCGACGTCCTCACGCTGTTTCCCGAGCTGTTCGCGCCCTTCATGGCCAGCGGCGTGACGCGCCGCGCCTACGAGTCGAAGCAGGTCGAGGTCGTGCTCTGGAACCCGCGCGACTTCGCGCAGGGCAACTACAAGCGCGTCGATGACCGGCCCTTTGGCGGTGGCCCCGGCATGGTGATGATGGCTGAGCCGCTGTCGGCCTGCCTTGACGCGGCGCTGGCCG from Variovorax sp. V93 includes the following:
- the rimM gene encoding ribosome maturation factor RimM (Essential for efficient processing of 16S rRNA), producing MLPALEAAELPADAIEVGRIADAWGIKGWFKVLPHSAQPEALFSSKRWFLQAPGASATAAFRLAIREAKEHSDCIVASSEDVPDRNAAEALRGARVFVPRSSFPTAGDDEYYWVDLIGLSVVNREGVALGTVRELLATGPQTTLVLAAEEDGKAIERMVPFVSVFVDKVDLAGRLITVDWQPDF